The following coding sequences lie in one Arachis hypogaea cultivar Tifrunner chromosome 4, arahy.Tifrunner.gnm2.J5K5, whole genome shotgun sequence genomic window:
- the LOC112794665 gene encoding uncharacterized protein: protein MGKLHKYVSVLALLFVFVIGIAECRKVKDDELVDGIGGGGGRGVGGGVGGGVGGGFGKGGGAGGGVGGGGGAGGGFGGGKGGGSGGGGGFGGGKGGGVGGGAGGGGGFGGGTGGGFGGGKGGGAGGGGGAGGGFGGGKGGGGGAGSGAGGGFGGGRGGGAGGGFGGGKGGGSGGGAGGGFGGGKGGGGGVGGGGGAGGGAGGGFGGGKGGGSGGGTGGGFGGGKGGGGGVGGGGGAGGGAGGGFGGGKGGGGGVGGGGGAGGGGSVGGGVGGGAGGGFGGGKGGGGGGGGGGGGGGFGGGKGGGVGGGVGGGFGGGKGGGGGGGGGGGGGGGGGGHGGGF from the coding sequence ATGGGAAAATTGCATAAGTATGTAAGTGTGCTTGCTTTGTTGTTTGTATTTGTAATAGGAATAGCGGAATGTAGAAAAGTTAAAGATGATGAGTTAGTTGATGGCATTGGAGGAGGTGGAGGTCGGGGTGTTGGAGGCGGTgtgggtggtggtgttggtggaggCTTTGGTAAAGGTGGTGGTGCCGGAGGAGGAgttggtggtggtggcggtgCTGGTGGAGGCTTTGGAGGTGGTAaaggtggtggtagtggtggtggtggagggttTGGAGGTGGAAAAGGTGGTGGTGTAGGGGGAGGAGCTGGCGGCGGCGGTGGATTTGGTGGTGGTACAGGTGGAGGATTTGGAGGTGGCAAGGGTGGCGGTGCCGGAGGAGGTGGTGGTGCAGGTGGGGGCTTTGGAGGTGGAaaaggtggtggtggaggagcagGCAGTGGTGCTGGTGGAGGATTTGGAGGTGGCAGAGGGGGTGGTGCAGGTGGAGGTTTTGGAGGTGGTAAAGGTGGAGGAAGTGGAGGTGGTGCTGGTGGAGGCTTTGGAGGTGGCAAAGGTGGAGGAGGAGGAGTTGGAGGAGGTGGAGGAGCTGGAGGTGGTGCCGGTGGAGGTTTTGGAGGTGGTAAAGGTGGAGGAAGCGGAGGTGGTACTGGTGGAGGCTTTGGAGGTGGCAAAGGTGGAGGAGGAGGAGTTGGAGGAGGTGGAGGAGCTGGAGGTGGTGCCGGTGGAGGTTTCGGAGGTGGCAAAGGTGGAGGAGGAGGAGTTGGAGGAGGTGGAGGAGCTGGAGGTGGAGGTAGTGTAGGAGGAGGAGTCGGGGGTGGTGCAGGTGGAGGATTTGGAGGCGGCaaaggaggtggaggtggaggaggtggaggtggaggtggtggAGGCTTTGGAGGTGGAAAAGGTGGTGGTGTAGGAGGAGGAGTTGGTGGAGGCTTTGGAGGAGGtaaaggtggtggtggtggtggtggaggcggtggtggaggaggaggaggaggaggcggCCATGGTGGtggattttga